ACAACTTTGCTTATAATGTTCACTGCAGTGAGTCATTGATCTGGttagaggcctctggcttctgctttacATCAATACTGGAGCCTCTCtgatattctgttgttgccctgcGTCATGGAGGTCctgtagctttggatctgcaggacccgCCCCTTCATGTGCTCCAGAATTTCATAGATGGGGTAAATGTTTGGATGGCTAACTTAACGCCCTGAATCAGGACCTGGGTGGTAACTGAATtagtcagcccaccagctctcctgcacctaCACCACCAGGGCAGGATTTCCAGCACTACCCTGACAAGTTCAATGCCACCAGGGCCAggtctactgtgctgcccaggtgaggtgcagagcCAGCTAGCCTGCCTGCCACAGGTGTGGGCTGGGGGTGATCTCACcctggtggtgcacatctttaatcccagcactcagaaggtcaATATGAGCTATTGTGTCTAAAATGGCTCGAATCAGAGCTGACTACTGGACAGCACTTCCTGAATCTGTGTATGAACTCACTAtgatttttgagggttttttttcccccctttataAGCTGACAGAAAAATCAACAATGTCATGGCTCAATCCCATCTGAGCTATGGTCCTGATTGATCAGTGTTATGGTGTGcgttcaataaaccatccctatTTGACTGAAATCGGTGTTTGTGTAAGTTTGTGGGGCAACTCATGGACCCCAACATTTAGGAAGGAAGGAGCTTTTACCCCCTGAGCTAGTTCCTTactaggttttttgagacagggtgtcatgtaTCCCTGGCTAGCTTCCAATTCAATAAAGTGCGTCATGTAGCCCAGACGCTGGCCTTGATCTCtgcctcttcttgcctccacctcccaggtgctagCATCACAGGCACGTGCCACCAGGCAGGGCGAGCCACCTTAGCAGTTTGGATTCTTTGCAGCCCTCTCTACTATCCGTTATCTGCAAGGAACCCAGGAGCCAGGAATGTTGCAGGGGCGCAGGCCCTGCCTTCTGAGGCCCGGCCCCCTATAGCGGGGAGGAGCCTGGAGGCCCCGGGCTGGCGGGGACGCGCTAGCGGGTCATGGCGGACCTCACTTTATGCGCGTTCCTCACCAAGGTGCTGTGTGCTCACGGCGGCCGCATGTTCCTGCAGGACCTGCGCGGCCACGTGGAGCTGTCGGAGGCGAAGCTGCGGGCCGTGCTACGGCGCGCGGGCCCGGAGCGCTTCCTGATGCAGGAGGTGGAGCTGCGCGACGGCCCGTGGGACGCTGAGGCCGAGGTGGCGGCGGGCGCCGGCGCGGGCTCGGGCTCAGGCGGCGGCGCCACGGCCTGCAGGGTGATGGCCGTGTCCTCCGCGCGCCTCTGCGCCCGCTACCAGCGCGGGGAGTGCCAGGGCTGCGACCAGCTGCACTTGTGTCGCCGCCACATGCTGGGCAAATGCCCCCACCGCGACTGCTGGTGAGGGGCGGAGTCCTCAGTTTCCAGCGGGGCAGTGGGTGCGGGCGGGACGCGCCCTCCGGATGCTCTCTGGCGAGCCTGGGTGGGATGGGACAAAGGCCTTCTTGCTGGCCGTCCCTGTGCTCCTCGTCGCCGAGAGGAATAACATGGAAGGTCTCTCCACTGAGGTTTATTATTCATAGCTACCCCCTGTCCCCAGATGTGCTGTCGCTGTCCCTGGATGCTAGGATGCTTCACAACAGCAGCAGCCTGGCTAAATCCGTGTCGCGACTTTTGAGTTCACTTATGCCTAGTGCtgcttgagggacatctgggggCTTCATGGCCCGccgaacttctgttctcttctctccctccttccgtAACCACAGCTCATTAGCGCTTAAAAAAGCTGGTGTATGTAGTCCAACCGCAGGAAACTGGTGGCAGGATGGGGCTACATAGGCCAAGCACCCCTCCCAAGCCCAGTGCTTTGCAGCAACCTGGGAAGCTTCCTGGTGCTTTCTTTGTGGTGTTGGTGGACAAAGAGATCAGCAGCTGTTGTTGGTCTGAAGAGCAAGTTTTAGTTACTACAAAAACCAATGAGTAACCTCTGCCAAGCCTGAGGGTAGAGTTCTTACCCTTGACTTTATCGCTACTCATCAAACAGGAAAATGACCCCTGGAAGTGAGTTGCCTCAACCCCATTTGTATTATTAGTACTTGGGGAATTCACTTGTAAATTGGAAATGCCTAGGCAAAGAATTAGACCTGCcagcctcttccctcttcttgacCTGGGCTTCTTACTGCTCTGAACTCTTCTAGGTCTACCTGCTCCTTGTCCCATGATATCCACACACCCATCAACGTCCAAGTCCTGAAAAACCAGGGACTTTTTGGCCTCAATGAAGCACAGCTTCGAATCCTGCTTTTGCAGAACGACCCCTGCCTTTTTCCAGAGGTGAGTCCTTGAGAAGCCGCCATCCTACCATCAACTGTGGCaagcctttctgcctttctctcacTGATCGCCTGTTCctccatgtttgttttcttttgttgggaTAGGATCTTATATAGAGCCCAGGATGGCAGCGAACTTGCTATTTAGCTGACTAGCTTTCTGTTCTAATCTACACCCCTCCCCACCAAATGTGGACGTTATAGGGGGCCATTTCCCATCACTACTTTAGATGttaattttaattgcttttaGGTACTATGATTTGGTTTCAGATACTTAAAAAAGTACCCATTTTTAATTGCTGGAATGGGTAAAATTAGcacacttgtttttatttatgtgaatttattaataaaataatcatcTCAAATTTATGAGACTAccaataaaataattgataaaagatttattatgtatacactATTctccctgcatgtatgcctgcataccagaagaggacaccagatctcattatagatgagccaccatgttgttactgggaatggaactcaggaccatctggaagagtagccagtgcttttaacctctgagccatctctccagcacccccatATAATTTTAATCTGGCATGATCATTCTGTTGTAGACATTCctgttagaggcaggaggaacagatACTTTGATCCTGGATGTCTCTTCTACAGGCTGGGGCATTTCCTTATCTTTGAGGGACCTGAGCCCTGATAAAATCAGATCCATGGCTTCaatacagaaaacaattttaGGGAGAGTTCATAGGAAGTAAGGTTTATTAATAGATTTTAAGAATTAGATGTATTTGCTGGGGAGGTTTTTAGGGGGTCGGGTTTAGGGAGCAGTGTGGCATCTGTGTGGTAGTTCATCCCTGTATCTGCATCAGCAGAGGGGGCAAGATCTCTTTAAGTTTGAgatctgcctggtctacatagtgagctccagtgCAAATAACTCCAGGCAttgaaaccctatcttaaaaaacaaacaaaaactacaatgTATCATCTCACCAGATTAGATTAGctattgtggaaaaaaaaagagagaaagaaagaaaacaaaaaggaaaaaggagaaaaagtagaCCAGTGTGATGGTGGGAACCTGAAAATCTCTAGAGGCCAAAGAATTGAGAGTTAAGGACTAACCccgggctacacagcaagatcttCACTTGAAAATGAAGCAAACCAAAAGCCAAACCCAAGCCAagataaaacaaagataaattaGGCAAGGATGCTGAAAACTCTCATAGAT
The DNA window shown above is from Arvicanthis niloticus isolate mArvNil1 chromosome 15, mArvNil1.pat.X, whole genome shotgun sequence and carries:
- the Zc3hav1l gene encoding zinc finger CCCH-type antiviral protein 1-like; this encodes MADLTLCAFLTKVLCAHGGRMFLQDLRGHVELSEAKLRAVLRRAGPERFLMQEVELRDGPWDAEAEVAAGAGAGSGSGGGATACRVMAVSSARLCARYQRGECQGCDQLHLCRRHMLGKCPHRDCWSTCSLSHDIHTPINVQVLKNQGLFGLNEAQLRILLLQNDPCLFPEVCLMYNKGSDALYGYCNLKDKCNKFHVCKSFVRGECIFQPCKRSHQLIHAATLKLLEDQELSVSSVVNFQIISSYRHKKLHKMLEEKDNPASTEPSQGLGKQGALSGAVEARPFLPARAQSPRKPH